GGGACGTACCCTCTGAGGGTGATTTCATGAGCGCGACGTAGCGCAGGGAAGCAGGAAACCTGCCGAGAGATAAAGTGCCATGCACTGCCACCCCAAGAGCATCAGAGCAGAAGCAATGGGGAGGCTGGGGATGTGACAGAGCACCCCAGTGCTGGAAGCCTGGTGAGGGCTGATTTTTGGAGCTTTTTCAAAGGCCGGCTGAAGGGTGCAACATGAGCCTGGGGAAGCTGCCGGTGCTGAGCTGGGTGTCAGGCTCCCATGGCAAGCGGCGGCTGAAGTCGGAGCTGACGCCGGACATGATCAGCCCGCCGCTGGGCGACTTCCGGCACACCATGCACGTGGGGCGCGGTGGAGACGTCTTCGGGGACACCTCCTTCCTCAGCAACCACGGCGGGGCCGACGCCGCCAAACCCAACAGCTTCTTGGCGCGGACGCTGCGGCACGTGCGGCGCAGCCCGCTGAAGAGACGGGGCAGCGGGGGCCAGGTGGGCGCCTCACCCGCGCCCCCCGCCATCTCACCCATCATCAAGAACGCCGTCTCGCTGCCGCAGCTCAACGAGGCCATGTATGATGGAGACAGCACCAGCAGGGGCTTGACCAGCAAGTTCTCCTTCAAAAGTGCCTCCAACAGCTTCTCCAAAACACACCAGGCCTACGGTGAGTGCAGCACGAGGCCCAGGCTGGTGCCCTGGTACTGAGCACCCTCTGCAGCCCTTCTCCATTGCTCCATGCCTCAGTTCCCTCCACAGTGAGGAACTTAGGGTTTTAAGGAGAAATGGGATATTTGAGACCGCCCGGTCTTGACAATCCCTCCAAGCAGATAATCCTAaccttcctcctgcccttggAAGGTCTCCTTCCAGGGTGTCCCTcaaagcagggcagggatggttTCTCTGTTTCTGCCCCTCTCCTGTAGCGCCAAACAGCTGGCAGCCTGTGTGCAGATCCTGTAAGGGAGCACCCCCCATCTACCCTTTCACTTGAGCAGCCTCCCTGAGGAAGCCAAAAAGGTGCTGGGACAGTGCAGCAATTCCCACTCCAAAGTAGTGAGGTCAAGGGGACCCACAGCATGGCCTTCCCCACCTCCACACAGATGCTCCAACCCTGTCCCTAGCTGTGCCAACCCCTACATCTCCATGTGCTGCTCCTTAGGGATTCCATCCACCCTTCTCCACCGTGTCcacatccctccctgccagccagggTGCCCTTTGGGGAAGGGTTGCGGGAAAGACGGGACAGGACATCTGTATggctcctctccagcctcactgcactgggctgtgctcagctttTCCCTAGGGAGGGAGGTCTGGAGCAGAAGGTCTCAGGGTGGGGGTTGGATCAGGGGTGCCTGCAGCAGCCGGGGGAGGTGGCCGGGCTCAGAGGGAAAGGCaggctgaggaaatgctgccaTCTCCTGGTCTCACCTGCCTAGCTCAGCCCCACTGCCAGCTTACCGAGCCCAGAGCCCACCTGGAGACCCTCTGCCGTAACTCTGGGCTTTGGGGATGTCCACAGAGACACTGACCTGTCCTTTAGAGGCCAGTGCCACTGACAGGAGCATGACCTGAGCCACTTTGTCAGCAGGGTCCCTTTTCCCCTGCAGAACTAAGTCAGGCTTGCTCCCTCACCAGCCATACCTTCTGCCTCACAGGTCTGGAGTCCGGATTTTGTACCATCCCTCGTGTCCCTCGTTTGGAAAAGGCCCAAGAGAGCACCTGTCCTGGAGAGGACGAGCTGGATCGCTCCGACTCCCTGCTGTCCTTCCGCCTCGACCTGGGGCCCTCCCTGATGAGCGAGCTCCTCCAGGTGATGAGCTTCTCTGAAACCAATGGCAGCGAGGTGGGGGAGGATGGCCCACACCTCCTGTGTGAAGAGGGGACCAAGGACAGGGTCCCTCCAGCAGTTCCTGCATCCCATGAAGAGGACAAGGCAGCATCCAGCTTCTGGGACCACTCCAGGCAGAGCAACGTGCCAGGGGCCAGCTCACTGCCAGGTCTGTCAGTCCATGCCAACGGAGAGGCACGTGCCATTGAAGGCGCTGGAGCGAACTCTGTCTGGGCTTCGGGGCCAGGGGCAGTGTCCACAGGGTCCCCGTGGCAAGGCCACTGGAACGACTGCACCATTGAGGCTGGAGAATTTGACCGAGCAGCCCAGGTCCTGGCCCGCCATTACGGTGGGACCAGCACCCCACGGAGCTCAGAGAAGGGTGAGGGTCCCCGGCAGGCCCGGACACAGACCCCGTGGgagagccccagcagcagcctgtggggGTCACGAGTGACAAGGGAGAGCCGGTCCCCTGAGGCCAGCTGGAAccaaggagaggaggaggaggaggagaccaAGCTCTCCAGCCTGCAGGAAAGCCACAGCGGTGCCCGAGGGGACCGCAGCAATTCCTTCGAGTATGCcgatgaggaggaggaagaggacgATGAAGTCAAGGTGTGAACAGCCATCCCGCCCATCACAGGCCCCACCAGAGACGCTGGTGCCAGCGTCTTTGccctcctccctgtgccccaccCGCTGGTGCTGGTGTCACCAGCAGGCCCAGTGGGTGACCTCCTTGCCAAATGGGGGCACTGGGCAGGccggggagggcaggaggagagcCCATCTCCTGgggggctccctggggctgggccagtGGGCTCCACAGAGCCAGGCATAGCacctctcctccagcctcacGGCCCTTAGACATCAAAGGAACAGTCCCATATGCCAAAGGAACCCCGAATCCTTCCTACCCCATCCCActctccccagcaccccctctCTCAACCCCCAACCTGGCTCCACCAGCATATCTGGGGACATACTTCATCCTTCCActgatgtccccagccctcCTCTGTAATGGCAGGTGTCCCTCCCCAGAGATATTCCCACTGATAACTCTGGCACGTAGGGGATGGGGtttccccagctccagctggtgcAAGACCCTTCAGAACAGCACATCCATCAACAGGGGAAGGTCAGCTGGGGTCCCAAGGGACAGGCAAACCCCACAGAACTgagctttctcttttcccccgcCTCCCTCAAAAAGCTGTGTGCTTGCTGTTCAGGAGGTGAGAGCATGCACAGAAATAATCAGGAATGTTTCCActtgcctcctgctgctgggcatcACTTAGGACAGCTTCCTTCCTGACCCCCACTCCCCTCAGCAATTGAGAGGGGAGAAACTTCTTGGCTGACTGGTGGCAAAGGCAGGTTGTCAGGTCACCAAATTCTGCAGTTCAGGCCCTAAAAatcccttcttttccccctaCCTCAGAACAAGGAGACTCCTCTGCAGCCACTTGGTTTGTGCCACCATCCTCGTGGTGGTGGTGGCACAGTTTGTGTCTCCATCCTGTCCCCCTGCCCATTCCCCACACACGCCCCTCTTCGCAGTGCACCCTTCCCAAGGGTGGTGTGGAGCATGGCTGATGTCCCCTGCCGGGTGGCcctgggtgacagagctgccCTGGAATGAGCTGTCCCCACGCTGGCCCACGTGCAGACTGGCCCTCACAGAAGCGCCTTTGTGCCATGGTGTGGAGCCAACATGCTTGGGGGCTGAGGTCACTGGGGGGACCCTCACAGGACCCCCCTTGTtctctgggacagcagggcGTGTGCAGTGGGAGGAGAtgctgggccatggctgcaggacTCTGCTCCCACACATCTCTCCCACCACCCAGCTGCTTTCGCCGGGAAGCTCTTCAGAGCAGGATAAAGAGCTGCAGGGTGTGCATATACTGCACGTGCAAGTGCCACTTGCAGCCAGGCCACCAAGGTTAAGGACAAGCCCATGTTCCCCAACCTCCCCAAGGGGCTGCCTCAtgccagccaccagcagcaaaacagggcaGGCACCAGCTTCAGGAAGTCCCCAGGTCTGGCCACTGGCAGCCAGCAGGATCAGCCTTATTCTCCCTTGCACCTTCCAGGGTGGGGACCTGGGCTCTCAGAATGAgctcccctctgccctctgcttcccagacCATAACACAAGACCAAAGATCCATATCTGTGGAATTATCCTTTCTGCCTCCCCTCTGTATCCCATGCACTTATTATTGTCCTTATTAAAACAGTTTTGATACTAACCTCTGGTGCGTCCCCTTGGCTGCTGTGACCTTATTGTCTTCCTTGCTATGTCTGCTGGAGCCCCATCCCAGACACCAATCCCTCCATCTTTGGCAGTGAGGAAGTGGAGAGGGAGGGCAAGGACACTGCCACCTTGCCTTGGACCAGGCTCTCTGTAAGATGCTCTTCTACTCTGCTCCCCTCCCACCCAGCCTGAAGTGTCCCAATGTTTGCTGTCACACATCAGTCTCACTTTTGAGTTGGCAAGGTACTTTAGAATTAGAGCAGCAGCATGTAATAATTGGGACTAATTGCCTGTAGTCCTGTACTAGGAGGTACTGAGCCACATGACTGAGCCCAAATCCCACTGCCTCATTTTTGATGAGTAGGATCTGCTGTGGAAATGTCAGAGTAATGGCTAACCTGACTGGAATGTGCCAGCAGATAAGTGAGGTGAGGTAGAAGGGAAAGTTGGAGATGATCCCTTATCTATGGCAGGAATGTTGGCTGGGGGCACACCTGTGCTGTCATCCCCATGCCACCTTTTAATGATGCACTTTTGTAGCACATAATGCCACATCAAATGCCACTTCATTTACATTTATGCCTTCCTTCCCATTTCACCATCCCCTCTTCCCAAAAGCTCGGCTGCAGGAAGTAATGGAGCTTTGTAAAAAGATTACACAACTGTTTCTCCAGCAATCATatggtgtcctcatcctggacCCCACCTACAGCCTGCTTTGGCCTACCTACCATCCCTTCAACCCCACAGCCTGTTCTGACCTGGAAGGTACCTGGCATTATCCCACAATGGCTTCTTTCCTATTGGTGGGAGAACCTTGGGCTTGGTCAGTGGCTTGCACAAGAGACACAGAGCTCTCACAGAAGACAAAGCAGCTGGAACAGCCAGTCTTCCACTGGCTTGGGTTTTTATTAGAGCCAGGAAGCAGTGCCCATCAGGTGAGCTTGAAGGAGATGATCCTTAGGCCCCCCAGGATGCTTGCATAGGTGATGTTCTGGTAGCCGTGCCGGTTGGGGAAGCACACCTCATGGCCATCGGACAGCTTCACACGGAACTTGTCTGACAGCATTTCAATGAAGAActgggagaaaaaagagaaagaagggcAGGAATTGGGAGCAAAGAGGGTATTCAGAGGTCAGCTTTTAGGCAAAAGGCCTGACTGTTACATTAGAGGGTCAGACCTGTCCACTACAACCTTAAGCAAGGTGCTGGGGGTTGAGGTAAGGGTGATTCAGGAAATGAGCAGTTGATATCAAGGGTCTAAGCAGGAATACAGACTATGACTGGGGACAGGAACTCTCCCAAGGCTGTTTCAGGTACTCAGACTGTAAACTCACAGCAGCTAAACCCAGGTATGCCTTTACATGTATTCAGAGAGCATATGGAAGGTGTACCACCACTGTTCTCCTGAATAAACCTGACCTCCCAATGCCCTCAGCAGCTCACCAGGACTCAGAAAAAGGAGCTTTGCTGATAAACGTGCACAAGCAGACAGGACAAGAATGCATCACCGGTCATTGAAAACTAAAGGCAATGTTCCCCAAAGCCATCACCTCACTACCCCTTCCCCTAGAGCCATTTCTAGCTGAGGAAACAATCTTTCTCTCCACAGATATAGGAACTACTCCTATATGCAGCCCTGTTAGTGATTTGGGACATCAGATAAGGTgaggcagcaactaggacagcatccctggcaggaaGAGAGGAAGGACAGATTGGCAGCATGGATCCAGGAGTAATTAGGACAGAAGAGTTCAGGGAGAGGCTTTTGGGCATTGCTCCAAACTCGAGGTTGCCTTAAAGCCTGTGTTTACAtaggaaggagggagagaaatAAGGTAAATAGCAGCAAAACCCTACTTCTTGGAGACTCCGTTTACTTTCATACATGCCCCAGGTACACACCCCTGCTGGGCAGATGGAGGGGCCAGGAAGCACTTACAAAGTGTGAGACAGACAGGGCTCACTTAAAATTCCCAGAAACATTGCAATTTTGAAAGAGGAGTGGAAACAGCAATCAGGCCCAAAAACCCAGAAGAGGGACCATGGTGAGGGAGCAGGAGGTATTCAGTGGGACCGGGAAAACTATGGGAATCTGCTAACCAGGAGCTTCCCCTCACACCCTATCACCCCAAACACACCCCACATATCCCCTGACACCACGCTGGCACCCTCACCTTTACAGTGCAGCCCCTGAAGAAAGGGAGGTGGCAGTCACGGAGTTCCGTCTCCCAGGAATCAGAGCGCTTGGAGTTACAGACAATGACAGACTCGTTGAAGCGGGGATTGAAGTGAAATGCCAGATCTCTTGAGCTGTAGCCAAGATTGATGCTGAAGCTGTAAAGGAGCGTGAGGAAAGTCATATGCATGGACAGGAGAGGGTCTTGGAAGACTTGATATCCAACACACATCTCTGCACCCAGTTCCTCCATCAGTGTTACAGGTGGCACAAAAATGTGCTATTTTGTATCTGGCAACCTTGGAAAACCACCTTCCTCTATAGCCCATCTTCAACCCTGGCATGGCAAGATGGTTTCTTTGTACTTACCCAACAGTATCAGCAGATATTTTGCCCTTCACCTTCAGGGTGTTCCCAGGCTTCATATTCAGGTTTAAGATTTCAATATTTCCCTAAGGCAGAGAAAAATAGTCTGTGAGGCTCCTTCAGCCATTCCTCCTGACTTGGCACTGCAATTGAGAGGGTGCTGCTTGGAGGCATCCCAGCCAGGAGAACATAAATTGCTCTCAGCTGGTGCTCCTCTCATGACAAAACCCTCCATGCTGCAAGTCTTGCATGAACTTCTCATTCAGTGAGAGAAGAGTGGGCTGAGTGAAACCCGCAAGAGAGAAGAGACATCTGAGAGAGAGGAAGTGAAAACTGTC
This Agelaius phoeniceus isolate bAgePho1 chromosome 5, bAgePho1.hap1, whole genome shotgun sequence DNA region includes the following protein-coding sequences:
- the CDC42EP1 gene encoding cdc42 effector protein 1 gives rise to the protein MSLGKLPVLSWVSGSHGKRRLKSELTPDMISPPLGDFRHTMHVGRGGDVFGDTSFLSNHGGADAAKPNSFLARTLRHVRRSPLKRRGSGGQVGASPAPPAISPIIKNAVSLPQLNEAMYDGDSTSRGLTSKFSFKSASNSFSKTHQAYGLESGFCTIPRVPRLEKAQESTCPGEDELDRSDSLLSFRLDLGPSLMSELLQVMSFSETNGSEVGEDGPHLLCEEGTKDRVPPAVPASHEEDKAASSFWDHSRQSNVPGASSLPGLSVHANGEARAIEGAGANSVWASGPGAVSTGSPWQGHWNDCTIEAGEFDRAAQVLARHYGGTSTPRSSEKGEGPRQARTQTPWESPSSSLWGSRVTRESRSPEASWNQGEEEEEETKLSSLQESHSGARGDRSNSFEYADEEEEEDDEVKV
- the LGALS2 gene encoding galectin-2; the protein is MEGNIEILNLNMKPGNTLKVKGKISADTVGFSINLGYSSRDLAFHFNPRFNESVIVCNSKRSDSWETELRDCHLPFFRGCTVKFFIEMLSDKFRVKLSDGHEVCFPNRHGYQNITYASILGGLRIISFKLT